In a single window of the Dysidea avara unplaced genomic scaffold, odDysAvar1.4 SCAFFOLD_459, whole genome shotgun sequence genome:
- the LOC136246184 gene encoding eukaryotic translation initiation factor 2D-like, which yields MSGQDMLASEMKGKGVTILHCYGDQLWALGSKSDLPHLTMPVMDTLEDLESSFNAQMRHKLTASGDTSLTQHGHDNESEEFMSHVSLKLDSLRKDEEFDLTETSPLQELGSLPSCNVNITANQTDDSDAAVATNIPLGNLFGDEEDDGDFVEDVTDVLTDITAQLSRDGQLLEDKSEVSEASCTISELVVHAPDFSLLESTTPMGTIYSNDTTTPPVEHDPKKAMDSMLVNCFLHSLKHTVTHDDLPLLTSTFYKAHMIPSCPEGLTLDVKKSSYKKLSKFLEEMQLKGIIEVKELSKGVESIVSFDKKHSDLKSYKTLSGMQQQQQQCGEKSDDKTSEVRTCVV from the exons ATGAGTGGTCAAGATATGTTAGCCAGTGAAATGAAAGGAAAAGGAGTGACAATACTCCATTGCTATGGAGACCAGCtgtg GGCTTTGGGCTCTAAATCAGACTTACCTCATTTGACTATGCCAGTCATGGACACCCTAGAGGATTTGGAGTCAAGTTTCAATGCACAAATGCGACACAAACTCACTGCAAGTGGTGACACATCTCTGACACAACATGGACATGATAATGAAAGTGAAGAATTTATGTCCCACGTGTCACTAAAACTGGACTCGTTACGTAAGGACGAAGAATTTGACCTTACAGAGACAAGCCCACTGCAAGAATTGGGTTCCTTGCCTTCTTGTAATGTTAATATAACAGCTAATCAAACAGATGATAGTGACGCTGCTGTAGCTACTAATATTCCACTGGGTAATTTATTTggtgatgaagaagatgatggaGATTTTGTTGAAGATGTAACAGATGTTTTAACTGATATAACTGCACAGTTATCTCGTGATGGACAGTTATTAGAAGATAAGAGTGAAGTATCTGAAGCTTCATGTACTATTAGTGAATTAGTTGTTCATGCTCCAGATTTTTCCTTATTAGAAAGCACCACTCCCATGGGGACAATATACTCCAATGATACAACCACACCTCCTGTTGAACATGATCCTAAGAAAG CAATGGACTCAATGTTGGTGAACTGTTTCCTTCACTCCCTCAAACATACAGTAACTCATGATGATCTGCCATTACTAACCAGTACCTTCTACAAGGCTCACATGATCCCCAGCTG TCCTGAAGGATTAACTTTAGATGTGAAGAAGTCTTCTTACAAGAAG TTATCAAAGTTTCTTGAAGAGATGCAACTCAAAGGCATTATTGAGGTGAAGGAGCTCTCCAAAGGTGTGGAAAGTATTGTTAGCTTTGACAAGAAACACTCAGA TCTGAAGTCTTACAAGACATTATCTGGtatgcaacaacaacaacagcaatgtGGTGAAAAAAGTGATGATAAAACAAGCGAGGTACGtacatgtgttgtgtag